The Sphingorhabdus sp. Alg231-15 genome has a segment encoding these proteins:
- a CDS encoding efflux transporter outer membrane subunit: MRAKFRVIPSAIAMVLVSACAAAPKPVSDVARDIPSQFVGSNQSGAIDTRWWKSFGDLRLTTLVEEGVLQNPSIGQSMARLEQARAQARISRADLLPQVSAGLGAVGRGGAGNTGILHTLDLSVNVGWETDLWERLSSLNAADRADFLATAANLRAVQQAVAAQTVRTYFAVIEAEQQIALSSRVLETYGELTRQLNLRVEAGISPLSSKTLVITDQQTARGGLEARQEDYKRLVRQLEIILRDYPDGQIELADALPALPPVPVTGLPSELLSRRPDVVAADLQLAAAGYRLDAAKRSFLPSLSLSGSAGTSAGSFANLFDGGFFIWSIAGQLLQPIFQGGRLRAQVDQREGEQDEALERYAEVALQALFEVETALAIDSNLAAREAAFLVAADAAEQSLDISTKRYRAGIEPFFNVLETQQRALNARSAYLSTRRDRLFNRVDLHLALGGGFE; the protein is encoded by the coding sequence ATGCGCGCTAAATTTCGGGTAATACCCAGTGCGATTGCAATGGTTTTGGTTTCGGCCTGTGCGGCTGCTCCCAAACCTGTCTCCGATGTGGCTCGCGATATTCCCTCACAATTCGTGGGATCCAACCAGTCCGGGGCGATTGACACGCGCTGGTGGAAAAGTTTCGGTGATCTCCGTTTAACGACCCTGGTGGAAGAAGGGGTCTTGCAAAATCCTTCTATCGGTCAATCCATGGCGCGGCTGGAGCAAGCGCGGGCGCAGGCGCGGATTTCACGGGCGGATTTGCTTCCACAGGTCAGTGCGGGACTAGGCGCCGTTGGTCGTGGCGGTGCGGGCAACACAGGGATACTCCATACGCTGGACCTGTCAGTCAACGTCGGTTGGGAGACGGATCTTTGGGAGCGCTTATCTTCTCTCAATGCGGCCGACCGTGCGGACTTTCTGGCCACTGCTGCAAATCTGCGTGCCGTGCAGCAAGCGGTGGCGGCACAAACCGTGCGAACCTATTTCGCGGTGATTGAGGCAGAACAGCAGATTGCGCTCTCGAGCCGGGTGCTCGAAACCTATGGCGAGCTGACTCGTCAGCTCAATCTGCGTGTTGAAGCCGGGATATCGCCGCTCAGTTCAAAAACCCTGGTCATCACCGACCAGCAGACCGCGCGCGGTGGGCTGGAGGCGCGGCAGGAGGACTATAAGCGCTTGGTCCGGCAGCTGGAGATTATCCTGCGCGATTATCCCGATGGCCAGATTGAGCTAGCTGATGCCTTACCCGCACTGCCACCGGTCCCGGTAACCGGCCTGCCGTCTGAACTACTCTCGCGGCGACCAGATGTTGTGGCGGCGGATTTGCAGCTTGCGGCGGCCGGTTACCGGTTGGATGCGGCGAAGCGGTCATTCCTGCCCAGTCTTTCTCTTAGTGGCTCAGCGGGAACATCGGCGGGTAGCTTTGCCAATCTGTTTGATGGCGGCTTTTTCATATGGTCGATTGCCGGACAATTGTTGCAACCGATTTTCCAAGGCGGGCGTTTACGCGCGCAAGTGGATCAGCGTGAGGGTGAACAAGATGAAGCCTTGGAACGCTATGCAGAGGTTGCGCTACAGGCTTTGTTTGAAGTGGAAACCGCACTGGCGATAGATAGCAATCTGGCGGCGCGGGAGGCGGCATTCCTGGTGGCGGCGGATGCGGCGGAGCAATCGCTTGATATTTCTACCAAAAGATATCGCGCTGGGATTGAACCGTTTTTTAATGTGCTGGAAACACAGCAACGCGCTCTCAACGCCCGTAGTGCGTATCTGTCTACACGCCGCGACCGATTGTTCAACCGAGTCGATTTGCACCTCGCACTAGGCGGCGGCTTTGAATGA
- a CDS encoding STM3941 family protein, whose translation MDDFVAHASRSRTILLSMASVAFVVTGMWMIGAFGAIPGSTRYSPVLINGIGWFCIVFFGFSTVTWIKNLFDESEQLRISPTGVRWKKWSDQMIPWAEISDITEWSYQRQRFIILHLQNPEMFPSQGLLAWLAKANQRLAGGDIALSLTATDRTLEEAMAAIDRFRSVSPSSS comes from the coding sequence ATGGATGATTTTGTAGCACACGCTTCTCGCTCACGAACCATTTTACTGAGTATGGCTTCGGTTGCTTTCGTTGTTACTGGTATGTGGATGATTGGCGCTTTCGGCGCTATTCCAGGGTCGACCCGTTATTCACCTGTTTTGATAAACGGAATAGGCTGGTTCTGCATAGTATTTTTCGGTTTTTCCACAGTGACCTGGATAAAGAATCTGTTCGATGAAAGCGAGCAGTTGCGGATCAGTCCCACAGGTGTCCGTTGGAAAAAGTGGTCCGACCAAATGATCCCATGGGCGGAAATTAGCGATATAACTGAGTGGAGCTATCAGAGGCAACGGTTTATCATTCTTCACCTCCAGAACCCCGAGATGTTTCCAAGTCAAGGTTTGTTAGCTTGGTTAGCCAAAGCCAATCAAAGACTGGCTGGTGGAGATATCGCGCTGTCTTTAACCGCGACAGATAGAACCTTGGAAGAAGCGATGGCAGCAATAGATCGATTTCGATCAGTTTCGCCGAGCTCTAGCTAA
- a CDS encoding metal-dependent hydrolase, whose translation MNTPTIAERNAVARSRNTPRDLDIKIRDERFNRAKTPKRWWAGDPYGTAWYNVLSATFPRGEAFFIEAVKAHREGAPPKLEAEIRAFVRQEINHTREHIAFNKLAEDAGYDIETIDERVRKMLGLIKDHPPIVNLAATMALEHYTAIMANEFLANPKHFEKADPEVRAMWRWHAVEEVEHKGVAFDTWNHATRHWSKWRRWKLRSLIMLTVTVRFFRNRWRDALDLLAQDGVTGWKARWGLFKYLTLSPGMMRRAFPAWLSFFKPGFHPWDHDDRALIELYEGDFKDALMPAKKT comes from the coding sequence ATGAATACTCCCACGATAGCTGAACGAAACGCCGTAGCCCGCAGCAGGAACACACCACGAGACCTCGACATCAAGATCCGTGACGAGCGGTTCAATAGGGCAAAGACCCCCAAACGGTGGTGGGCAGGCGATCCTTATGGAACGGCATGGTACAACGTGCTTTCAGCCACTTTTCCGCGCGGCGAGGCATTCTTCATTGAAGCTGTAAAGGCTCACCGCGAGGGCGCTCCCCCTAAGCTTGAGGCGGAGATCCGTGCGTTTGTTCGGCAGGAAATCAACCATACTCGCGAGCATATCGCATTCAACAAGCTCGCCGAAGACGCTGGCTATGACATTGAGACGATTGATGAACGGGTGCGCAAGATGCTGGGTTTGATCAAGGATCATCCCCCTATCGTCAATCTGGCCGCGACTATGGCGCTAGAACACTACACTGCGATCATGGCAAATGAGTTTCTTGCCAACCCCAAACATTTCGAAAAGGCTGACCCAGAGGTGCGAGCCATGTGGCGTTGGCACGCGGTTGAGGAGGTCGAGCACAAGGGCGTGGCCTTTGACACTTGGAACCATGCAACGCGCCATTGGTCAAAATGGCGACGCTGGAAACTGCGCAGTCTTATTATGCTCACAGTAACTGTGCGGTTCTTCCGCAATCGCTGGCGCGATGCGCTGGATCTACTTGCTCAGGATGGCGTGACCGGTTGGAAGGCACGTTGGGGCCTGTTTAAGTACCTGACCCTTAGCCCTGGAATGATGCGCCGGGCTTTCCCGGCTTGGCTTTCCTTTTTTAAGCCTGGTTTTCACCCTTGGGACCACGATGATCGTGCTCTGATTGAACTGTATGAAGGCGACTTCAAAGACGCGCTCATGCCAGCCAAGAAGACCTAA
- a CDS encoding SDR family oxidoreductase, with protein MTITDVFSPTLFKGKTVAVTGGGSGINLGIAKTFASLGANIAICGRTQEKLDAARAEIEALGAKVVANSADVRDLAAVEAFLSGTVEALGPCDVVVAGAAGNFLCAAEAMSSNAFKTVVDINLIGSFHAAKAAHAQLAETSGSIIFISAAQAFMPFEFQAHAGAAKAGVDQLMRQLALEWGRANIRANCIVPGPVEGTKGVASLLANPSLKTQLLDTIPAGRFGTFEDIGAAAAYLASPLASYVTGTTLIADGGQYLNGTGVLNTATRALLAPA; from the coding sequence ATGACCATCACGGACGTTTTCTCTCCGACACTCTTCAAAGGCAAAACAGTCGCAGTGACCGGCGGGGGTTCAGGCATCAATCTTGGCATTGCTAAGACATTTGCGAGCCTTGGCGCGAATATCGCAATCTGCGGCCGCACGCAGGAGAAGCTGGACGCAGCGCGCGCTGAAATCGAAGCGCTGGGCGCAAAAGTCGTAGCGAATTCAGCGGACGTCCGCGATCTTGCCGCTGTCGAGGCTTTCTTATCTGGGACGGTGGAGGCTTTGGGACCTTGCGATGTCGTGGTTGCGGGGGCGGCAGGCAACTTCCTGTGCGCAGCAGAAGCCATGTCCTCCAACGCCTTTAAGACCGTAGTCGATATTAACCTTATCGGCTCCTTTCATGCCGCTAAGGCAGCGCATGCTCAGCTTGCTGAGACCTCAGGTTCCATCATCTTCATTTCCGCAGCGCAGGCATTCATGCCGTTTGAGTTTCAGGCGCATGCGGGCGCTGCCAAGGCCGGCGTTGATCAGCTCATGCGGCAACTCGCGCTTGAGTGGGGCCGGGCAAACATCAGGGCAAACTGCATCGTTCCGGGCCCGGTCGAGGGAACCAAGGGGGTGGCCAGCCTCCTCGCTAATCCCAGCCTCAAAACGCAATTGCTCGACACAATCCCCGCTGGGCGTTTCGGCACTTTTGAAGATATTGGTGCCGCGGCGGCCTACCTTGCTTCGCCACTCGCCAGCTATGTGACGGGCACCACGTTGATCGCAGATGGCGGTCAATATCTTAATGGCACAGGCGTCCTCAACACTGCGACCCGGGCATTGCTGGCCCCAGCTTAG
- a CDS encoding AMP-binding protein, whose protein sequence is MALSLTQMSAQDKAALTTIKDIERYESVPIGERISEQSIYELVCSAAETWGDAVYISFLAHGLANDEPVKLSFVETKRQVIRTANAFASLGVTRDHAVGFLVPNLPETYVCMLAASTVGRANLVNPLLSASHITNIMTAARVKAIITVSSKADPDIYAKAVEVAQSLPEPVTIVTLDAEEEGAQLYRDFIEGCEAERLVNIEPPVSTDIAGIFHTGGTTSAPKLLTMTHANQLATTCMGLLGSGYRAGDVSLAGLPSYHVIAGIATPLISLASGATILLCGPSGFRNPFMLGDFWKIIEAHHVTSAAVVPTVLSVLKDIPITSDVSSLRQIVSGAAPLSPALIEAITSIVDTEIVETYGMTEASTFCARNPAGGEKRAGSVGPFVPYQEGRIVENEDEGPHRDVAPGSVGKILLRGPNVVATTTFVNSAGIAEGEERVDADGWLDTGDLGWRDDDGYVWLQGRAKDLIIRSGHNIDPRLIEEALAAHSAVNMVAAVGQPDTYAGEVPIAYVTLNPGQSATVEELEEFARNEVSERPAAPSRIEIVETMPLTTIGKIYKPTLRLLAAATAARELLRNRLPEYAELHINAHESAPGAPRSIDIMVRGLSAGEFAEFTEQTVSGLSALNLNTHLQNGDPT, encoded by the coding sequence ATGGCATTGTCGCTCACGCAAATGTCAGCGCAAGACAAGGCAGCGCTCACCACGATCAAAGATATAGAGCGCTATGAAAGCGTTCCGATTGGTGAGCGTATATCCGAGCAATCGATCTACGAATTGGTTTGCAGCGCGGCGGAGACTTGGGGCGATGCCGTTTACATATCGTTCCTCGCACACGGGCTAGCAAATGACGAGCCTGTGAAGCTGAGTTTTGTGGAAACCAAAAGGCAAGTGATCCGTACAGCCAACGCGTTTGCGAGCCTAGGTGTAACGCGGGATCATGCGGTCGGATTTCTGGTGCCGAACCTGCCTGAAACCTATGTCTGCATGCTCGCGGCAAGCACTGTTGGCCGAGCTAACCTGGTTAACCCGCTACTCTCTGCAAGCCATATCACGAATATTATGACTGCGGCCCGGGTCAAAGCGATCATTACGGTCAGCTCCAAAGCGGACCCCGATATTTACGCCAAGGCCGTCGAGGTGGCGCAGTCTCTGCCAGAGCCGGTCACCATCGTAACTCTGGATGCCGAAGAAGAAGGCGCTCAGCTGTATCGCGACTTCATCGAAGGCTGTGAGGCAGAACGTCTGGTCAATATTGAACCGCCAGTGTCCACTGACATTGCCGGTATCTTTCACACTGGCGGCACCACATCTGCGCCCAAGCTGCTTACGATGACCCACGCCAATCAGCTGGCGACAACCTGTATGGGGCTGCTGGGTAGCGGGTACCGCGCTGGTGATGTGTCGCTTGCCGGCTTGCCATCATACCATGTGATTGCAGGGATCGCGACGCCGCTGATATCGCTGGCAAGCGGGGCGACAATCCTGCTTTGCGGACCATCAGGCTTCCGCAATCCGTTCATGCTCGGCGATTTTTGGAAGATCATTGAGGCCCATCACGTGACCAGCGCTGCGGTTGTTCCAACCGTGCTGAGCGTGCTCAAAGACATTCCCATCACTAGCGATGTTTCGTCCTTGCGCCAGATCGTGAGCGGGGCTGCTCCCCTGTCGCCCGCACTGATCGAAGCAATCACCTCGATTGTCGATACAGAAATCGTTGAAACCTACGGCATGACAGAGGCCTCGACCTTTTGCGCGCGCAACCCTGCTGGCGGGGAAAAGCGCGCTGGCTCTGTTGGACCGTTCGTCCCCTATCAGGAAGGGCGCATCGTCGAAAATGAAGACGAAGGCCCGCACCGCGATGTTGCACCGGGCAGTGTCGGCAAGATCCTTCTGCGCGGCCCCAATGTCGTGGCCACGACCACCTTTGTGAACTCGGCAGGCATTGCCGAAGGCGAAGAGCGCGTTGATGCAGATGGCTGGCTCGACACCGGCGATCTGGGCTGGCGCGATGACGACGGTTATGTCTGGCTTCAGGGTCGCGCCAAAGACCTCATCATCCGCTCAGGGCACAATATTGATCCGCGCCTGATCGAAGAAGCGTTGGCCGCCCACTCGGCCGTCAACATGGTCGCCGCGGTTGGTCAGCCCGACACATACGCGGGCGAAGTCCCCATCGCCTATGTGACCCTAAACCCCGGCCAATCCGCCACCGTTGAAGAGCTAGAAGAATTTGCTCGCAATGAGGTTTCGGAGCGCCCAGCAGCACCATCTCGGATTGAGATTGTGGAGACCATGCCGCTCACCACGATTGGCAAGATTTACAAACCGACCCTTCGCTTGTTGGCAGCGGCAACGGCCGCGCGGGAGTTGCTGCGCAACAGGCTCCCGGAATATGCAGAACTCCATATCAACGCCCACGAAAGCGCGCCTGGTGCGCCGCGTTCGATTGACATAATGGTGCGCGGCCTAAGCGCTGGCGAGTTTGCCGAGTTTACCGAACAAACCGTATCAGGCCTCAGCGCTCTGAACCTTAATACACACTTGCAAAATGGGGATCCCACATGA
- a CDS encoding nitroreductase family protein produces the protein MKTLSDIVRERRSTRAFLNKAVDKSVLVSLLEAAGRSPSGSNLQPWHVHALAGEELQTFLGEVKRSLAVNPRGEGSEYQLYPDDMGQTYKSRRFKCGEDMYATIGVERENKMGRMMQFAQNFEFFGAPVGLFFSIDRSFNQPQWAHLGMFMQTFMLLAQEHGLATCAQEAWSVMYKTAASFLEMPDAHMLYCGMALGYPDPDAPINTLVTDREPAESFATLRGF, from the coding sequence ATGAAAACTCTCAGTGACATCGTGCGCGAACGGCGTTCGACCCGGGCATTCCTCAACAAGGCGGTAGACAAATCTGTGCTGGTCTCGCTGTTGGAGGCAGCTGGCCGCAGTCCTTCCGGAAGCAATCTGCAACCCTGGCATGTGCATGCTCTCGCGGGCGAGGAACTTCAAACGTTCTTGGGGGAAGTTAAGCGGTCGCTAGCGGTCAATCCGCGCGGTGAAGGCAGTGAATATCAGCTCTACCCCGATGATATGGGCCAGACCTATAAATCGCGCCGCTTCAAATGCGGCGAGGATATGTACGCGACTATCGGTGTGGAGCGCGAAAACAAGATGGGGCGGATGATGCAATTCGCGCAGAACTTTGAGTTCTTTGGCGCGCCTGTTGGCCTGTTCTTCTCCATTGATCGCAGCTTCAATCAGCCGCAATGGGCCCATCTGGGCATGTTCATGCAAACCTTCATGCTGTTGGCGCAAGAGCACGGCCTTGCGACCTGTGCTCAGGAGGCCTGGTCCGTTATGTACAAGACGGCCGCGAGTTTCCTCGAGATGCCCGATGCACATATGCTCTATTGTGGGATGGCTCTGGGATATCCTGATCCCGATGCGCCAATAAATACGCTCGTCACTGACCGCGAGCCGGCCGAATCTTTCGCGACATTGCGGGGCTTTTGA
- a CDS encoding LysR substrate-binding domain-containing protein, translating to MHSDRLILAETLVVVLETGSFTDAAKKLDVSQSTVSRRIAALEDQLGGTALFRRGTRWISPTAEAESYVRDVRNIIGQLDAAEAKIHDRELVPKGLLRVSLPPAIGRAKLLAPLAQLTLRYPGLEMKIDLSEEYVDLRENTVDLAVRIHPLEQTGIVVEKIGESRIGTYAAEEYLSSAPALSSHSDIAAHKVIGLTSLFEGDLQNLSRMRRKAYSEIRPTILVNDLDAIRLMLAKGLGVGFLPYHLVEEDLKAGRLVECSVSLPIDAIELFALFPHGLRSSPRVAMALEVLRNAVSS from the coding sequence ATGCATAGCGATCGCCTTATCCTCGCCGAAACTCTGGTTGTGGTTCTGGAAACCGGCAGCTTCACCGATGCTGCAAAAAAGCTTGATGTTAGCCAGTCTACCGTCAGCCGCAGGATCGCCGCATTGGAGGATCAATTGGGTGGCACTGCGTTGTTTCGCCGCGGCACGCGCTGGATCAGCCCAACAGCCGAAGCGGAAAGCTACGTTCGCGATGTTCGCAATATTATCGGACAACTGGATGCAGCAGAGGCAAAGATCCACGACCGGGAGCTTGTGCCTAAGGGTCTGCTAAGAGTGTCGCTGCCACCTGCGATTGGGCGCGCAAAGCTGCTGGCACCCTTGGCGCAGCTGACACTTCGCTATCCAGGGTTGGAAATGAAGATCGACTTGTCGGAAGAATATGTGGATTTGCGAGAGAACACCGTTGATTTGGCAGTGCGCATTCATCCGCTTGAACAAACGGGAATTGTGGTTGAGAAAATCGGTGAGAGCCGGATTGGTACGTATGCCGCTGAAGAATACCTCTCATCTGCGCCAGCGCTCAGTTCACATTCGGACATAGCAGCTCACAAAGTCATCGGTTTAACCTCCCTTTTTGAAGGTGACCTACAAAACCTGTCTCGCATGCGCCGAAAGGCTTATTCTGAAATTCGCCCTACTATCCTTGTGAATGACCTAGATGCTATCAGGCTCATGCTAGCCAAGGGCCTTGGTGTTGGGTTCCTTCCGTATCATCTAGTCGAAGAAGATCTTAAAGCGGGGCGCCTTGTTGAATGCAGCGTTAGCCTCCCAATCGATGCAATCGAATTGTTTGCGCTTTTCCCGCACGGTTTACGCAGCTCCCCCCGGGTGGCAATGGCACTTGAGGTCTTGCGAAATGCAGTCTCTAGTTGA
- a CDS encoding tetratricopeptide repeat protein: MKTAQFNLGLMYYTKHDGLELDYTLAREYFTMASENGHPNAQSNLGNIFTKGLGVDVNFDSALACYQASASNRFPLGYYNLGTAYLFGRGVEKDPVRAYVLFRVAKMLGYSEADQNIGVLEKQLTIKDIEIAEAKISDYRDNDFRSGEW; this comes from the coding sequence CTGAAAACCGCCCAGTTCAACCTAGGGTTGATGTACTACACTAAGCACGACGGTCTTGAACTGGACTACACACTTGCACGAGAATACTTTACCATGGCCTCGGAAAATGGCCATCCCAATGCCCAATCCAATTTGGGTAACATCTTTACTAAAGGACTCGGGGTTGATGTAAACTTTGATAGCGCGTTGGCATGTTATCAAGCTTCTGCATCCAATCGGTTTCCATTAGGTTACTATAACCTTGGCACAGCTTATTTGTTCGGGCGAGGTGTCGAAAAAGACCCTGTTCGAGCATATGTCTTGTTTAGAGTCGCAAAGATGCTCGGATATTCTGAAGCAGACCAAAACATCGGTGTGTTGGAAAAGCAGCTAACAATCAAAGACATCGAAATTGCTGAAGCCAAGATTTCAGATTATCGAGACAATGACTTCCGCAGCGGTGAATGGTGA
- a CDS encoding tetratricopeptide repeat protein, with product MKTSSVILPFSIWINRIRAVFGQAEAQSLLGEAYEFGEGVKLDYRKALFWYKKSADQGHDRAQANIGAMYQRGDGVEADLDVARQWSELAATQGNLTAVQNLGIAYLLG from the coding sequence ATGAAAACAAGTTCTGTCATTCTGCCATTTTCCATTTGGATTAATCGAATAAGAGCTGTTTTCGGGCAAGCTGAAGCTCAATCATTGTTAGGGGAAGCCTATGAATTTGGCGAAGGTGTCAAATTAGATTATCGGAAGGCTTTGTTCTGGTACAAAAAATCAGCTGATCAAGGGCATGATAGAGCACAAGCAAACATAGGGGCGATGTATCAACGCGGTGATGGCGTTGAAGCGGACTTGGATGTAGCACGCCAGTGGTCAGAACTTGCAGCAACTCAAGGCAACCTTACCGCAGTTCAAAACTTGGGAATAGCCTACTTGCTAGGCTAG
- a CDS encoding tyrosine-type recombinase/integrase produces MHNQTTDTQKQYPWNKGKLIGQKAPLKQQEVWAIRVRLELAGRKRDLALFNLAIDSKLRGCDLVGLKVSDIRTGDEFQSRAKIIQRKTGNAVQFEITKQTRSALKLWCGHSDLSPFDWLFPSRMDKSHHLSTRQYSRIAAKWFASISLPRSAYATHSLRRTKATLIYRKTGNLRAVQLLLGHSKIDSTVKYLGVEVEDALALAESVEL; encoded by the coding sequence ATGCATAATCAAACTACTGACACTCAAAAGCAATATCCATGGAACAAAGGAAAGCTGATCGGCCAGAAGGCTCCGCTTAAACAGCAAGAAGTTTGGGCGATCAGAGTCCGTCTGGAACTTGCGGGTCGGAAGCGGGATCTGGCTTTGTTTAATCTAGCGATTGATAGCAAGCTTCGAGGATGTGATCTTGTCGGTTTAAAAGTTAGCGACATTCGCACCGGCGATGAGTTTCAAAGCCGGGCCAAAATCATTCAGCGCAAAACCGGCAATGCAGTTCAGTTTGAAATTACCAAACAAACGCGAAGCGCACTCAAGCTTTGGTGCGGCCATTCCGATCTGTCCCCATTTGATTGGCTGTTTCCTTCTCGTATGGATAAATCGCACCATCTTTCGACGCGGCAATATTCCAGAATTGCAGCGAAGTGGTTTGCATCGATAAGTCTTCCGCGATCAGCTTACGCCACTCATTCACTGAGGCGGACCAAAGCCACCCTGATATATCGAAAGACTGGAAACCTAAGAGCCGTGCAGCTACTTCTCGGTCATTCAAAGATCGATAGCACAGTTAAATACCTCGGCGTAGAAGTTGAGGATGCCTTAGCGCTGGCGGAGAGTGTTGAGCTCTAG